The proteins below are encoded in one region of Dioscorea cayenensis subsp. rotundata cultivar TDr96_F1 chromosome 18, TDr96_F1_v2_PseudoChromosome.rev07_lg8_w22 25.fasta, whole genome shotgun sequence:
- the LOC120281808 gene encoding carbon catabolite repressor protein 4 homolog 3-like isoform X2 — protein sequence MLLEKAYDLSEKWGNIPILVMGDFNCTPESGIYKFLSTSKLNIAEHDRSGLSGQEKNQSAPFGLLKLLNFGWTDKELRNATGSSNCTILKHPLKLRSSYATVKGTNPRTRGSYGEPLATTYHAKFLGTVDYIWYSSGVTLTKVLDTLPSDALLRIGSLPCKDLGSDHLPLVAEFAFTESGRSKADDLRLPVKKYDNEEE from the exons ATGCTGCTTGAAAAGGCATATGACCTTTCAGAGAAATGGGGGAACATTCCAATTTTGGTCATGGGTGATTTTAATTGCACTCCAGAA AGTGGAATCTATAAATTTTTGTCAACTTCAAAG TTGAATATTGCCGAACATGATAGAAGTGGCCTATCTGGACAAGAAAAGAATCAGTCTGCTCCCTTTGGCCTCCTTAA ATTGCTAAATTTTGGCTGGACAGACAAAGAGTTGAGAAATGCGACTGGCAGTTCAAACTGCACGATACTAAAACATCCATTAAAGCTCCGTAGTTCTTATGCAACTGTAAAG GGGACAAATCCAAGAACTAGGGGCTCCTATGGTGAACCGTTAGCTACTACCTATCATGCAAAATTTCTTGGGACAGTTGATTATATATG GTACTCTTCTGGAGTTACACTTACCAAGGTTTTGGACACATTACCAAGTGATGCTCTACTCAGGATAGGTAGCCTACCTTGCAAG GACCTGGGAAGTGATCACTTGCCACTGGTTGCCGAGTTTGCCTTCACAGAGAGTGGAAGATCTAAGGCAGATGATCTACGTTTGCCGGTAAAGAAATATGATAATGAGGAAGAGTAA
- the LOC120281808 gene encoding carbon catabolite repressor protein 4 homolog 3-like isoform X1, with amino-acid sequence MLLEKAYDLSEKWGNIPILVMGDFNCTPEDWIIALTTNQVVARCTLDSGIYKFLSTSKLNIAEHDRSGLSGQEKNQSAPFGLLKLLNFGWTDKELRNATGSSNCTILKHPLKLRSSYATVKGTNPRTRGSYGEPLATTYHAKFLGTVDYIWYSSGVTLTKVLDTLPSDALLRIGSLPCKDLGSDHLPLVAEFAFTESGRSKADDLRLPVKKYDNEEE; translated from the exons ATGCTGCTTGAAAAGGCATATGACCTTTCAGAGAAATGGGGGAACATTCCAATTTTGGTCATGGGTGATTTTAATTGCACTCCAGAA GACTGGATAATTGCACTTACAACCAACCAAGTTGTTGCAAGATGCACATTAGAT AGTGGAATCTATAAATTTTTGTCAACTTCAAAG TTGAATATTGCCGAACATGATAGAAGTGGCCTATCTGGACAAGAAAAGAATCAGTCTGCTCCCTTTGGCCTCCTTAA ATTGCTAAATTTTGGCTGGACAGACAAAGAGTTGAGAAATGCGACTGGCAGTTCAAACTGCACGATACTAAAACATCCATTAAAGCTCCGTAGTTCTTATGCAACTGTAAAG GGGACAAATCCAAGAACTAGGGGCTCCTATGGTGAACCGTTAGCTACTACCTATCATGCAAAATTTCTTGGGACAGTTGATTATATATG GTACTCTTCTGGAGTTACACTTACCAAGGTTTTGGACACATTACCAAGTGATGCTCTACTCAGGATAGGTAGCCTACCTTGCAAG GACCTGGGAAGTGATCACTTGCCACTGGTTGCCGAGTTTGCCTTCACAGAGAGTGGAAGATCTAAGGCAGATGATCTACGTTTGCCGGTAAAGAAATATGATAATGAGGAAGAGTAA